A window from Kluyveromyces lactis strain NRRL Y-1140 chromosome E complete sequence encodes these proteins:
- the EAF3 gene encoding Eaf3p (similar to uniprot|Q12432 Saccharomyces cerevisiae YPR023C EAF3 Esa1p-associated factor nonessential component of the NuA4 acetyltransferase complex homologous to Drosophila dosage compensation protein MSL3) codes for MAIVLDGKCLCYHGPLLYEAKVLRVYDEKNQTITSKDYKDVSIDDEKVEFDRPPEHMRQGQCYFVHYQGWKSSWDEWVGLDRIRPYNDENLELKKSLVEKARELKNNGGKKKSGSRPVGRPSKVEKGKKAASRTSNSGSGTNTSASSTSASNPASSSSSGTTAAASSSDKSDRKKATPVLNKRSHPKIHIKVPISLRSVLVDDWENVTKDRKLVQLPSERPIEHILSQFYADTSNSTSSVVEQAQLSEFLQGIKLYFNLSLGKLLLYRLERIQYAELLKAHSEKQYTEIYGIIHLLRLVTLLPEMMESSNVDDQTAKILVKQCDILLEWIAINIARKNFPVDPYINTSSQYEGVALSM; via the coding sequence ATGGCAATTGTTCTAGATGGGAAATGTTTGTGTTATCACGGACCTTTGCTCTATGAAGCCAAAGTATTACGAGTTTacgatgaaaagaatcagaCTATTACATCAAAGGACTACAAAGACGTGAGTATTGACGATGAAAAAGTAGAATTTGATCGTCCGCCGGAACATATGAGACAGGGCCAATGCTATTTTGTGCATTACCAGGGCTGGAAGTCGAGTTGGGACGAATGGGTTGGTTTAGACCGAATCAGACCGTATAACGATGAgaatttggaattgaagaagtcGTTGGTGGAAAAGGCTCGAGAGTTGAAGAACAATGGtgggaagaagaaatcaggATCACGGCCTGTTGGCAGGCCTAGTAAGGTTGAGAAGGGCAAAAAGGCGGCCAGCCGTACCTCAAATAGTGGCAGTGGTACTAATACTTCGGCAAGTTCGACTTCCGCTTCTAATCCAgcctcatcttcatcttctggtacaacagcagcagcttccAGCTCTGACAAATCCGACCGTAAGAAGGCAACCCCAGTACTAAACAAAAGATCACACCCTAAGATACACATAAAAGTCCCTATCTCGCTTCGTTCTGTGCTTGTAGACGACTGGGAAAACGTCACAAAAGACAGAAAGCTAGTACAACTACCCAGCGAACGGCCAATCGAACATATCTTGTCCCAGTTCTATGCAGATACTAGCAATTCGACCTCCTCAGTGGTAGAACAAGCTCAACTCTCAGAATTTCTGCAGGGAATAAAACTCTACTTCAACTTATCCCTGGGGAAATTACTCTTGTACCGTCTAGAAAGAATCCAATATGCAGAACTACTGAAAGCACACTCGGAGAAACAGTACACTGAAATTTACGGAATTATCCATCTACTAAGACTAGTCACTTTACTCCCCGAAATGATGGAATCAAGCAACGTCGATGACCAAACTGCCAAGATCCTAGTGAAACAGTGCGACATTTTACTCGAATGGATCGCCATAAACATCGCGAGGAAAAACTTCCCAGTAGATCCCTACATAAACACGTCCTCCCAATACGAGGGGGTCGCACTAAGCATGTAA